The DNA window GCAGCCAATCAACAAACTCTATACCGTCCCGGTTGCCAAGCATGTAATCCACTATTATTACGTCATAGGAATTGTCTCTTACCAACTGCTGCCCATCCTCCACCGAGCGTGCCTCATCTATTTTGGGTGGATTCTTTTTGAAACCCTTTCTTATCAAATCCCGCGCTATAAGGGCATCTTCCTCGTCATCATCTATCAATAGTATTCTTAATGCCGCAGTCATTGCCGGCCTCTTTTAGGCAGTAGTACAGTTTCAAACCAGTAACGGAATGTTATCGACAGAGTGCTGAGTAACTGCGAAAAAACATTGGGTTTTTTTATATATGAGTTGACACCCAAAAGGTAACATTTTTCAACATCCTCAGCAGCATTTGATGTGGTCATAACAATTATGGGTATTTGGGAATATTGTTTGTCATTTTTTAAATCGCTAAGTACCTCAAAGCCATCTTTTTTAGGCATATTCAAATCCAAAAATATCAAATCAGGGAGAGTTGTAACTGAAAGATGCCGAGGAAGTTCTTCACTGTCTGAAATCCAATCAATCTCCGCAGGTATCTCTATCTTTTTTAACGCATCACGAAAAAGCAGATAATCATCCTCATCATCATCAACAAGCAATATGTTAAAAGGAGTTACATTACTATTTTCACTCATCCTCAGTGTCCTTTTTTTCAGGATTTTCATGTATTATTGGCAGCCTTATGGAAAACACCGTCCCCTCACCCAGCACACTGTCAACTGAGATGGTGCCACCATGCCGTTGCACTATTTTTTCACATATGGCAAGCCCCATGCCTGTTCCCTCATATTGGCTCTTTGTGTGAAGCCTCTGAAATGGTTTAAATATCTTATCCACGTACTTCATATCAAACCCCGCTCCATTGTCCTCAACACTTAAATTACAAAATCCTCCTGTCTTTCCTGTACAACGTATTTTTACTACAGGCGGGACGCCCTCACGGAGAAACTTCAACCCATTGGCTATCAGATTCATAAATAATTGCTGCATTTGAAAACGGTCGGCATCTATTACACAAAGCTGCTTGGCCTCAATTGAGCCTTTGCTTCTTAGAAGCCTTACCTCAAGGTCTGCTTCAATCTCTTTTATAATAGCATTCAGGTCAGTTGGAGCGAATGGTTTTGCACGTGTTGTTATGCGTGAGAAGTTTAACAGATCATCTATAAGCCGCTGCATTCTCTCCGCCGCAGACTGCATTCTGTTTAGGTAATCTGTGCCGTCACCGGTGAGTGACCCGGCAGCCAGCTCCCTTAATCTCTCCCCAAAGGCCACTATTTTCCTGAGTGGTTCCTGAAGATCATGAGATGCAACATTAGCAAAGTCCTGAAGGTCCTGATTGCTTCGCTTTAGCTCGGATGCATAGCGTGTAACGGAATCTTTCATCTCCACTATTTCCGTAATATCTGAAATCAGGGCAAAAGCCCCTGTAACCACTCCAGTTGCATCCTTTACCGGTGTTGCGTTTACTCTCGTATGAATTTTTGTGCCATCAGTTGCCTTGAGAGTTAAATTTGCAGCTACTCCATTGCCGCTCATCAGTTCCTTAAGTACCTCGATAAAATGCTCCCGCTCATCTTTATCAATGAAATGGAATATCCCCTTTTCCCGTATCTCGTTAAGTGTTGACTTAACCATCGAGCAGGTCGAATCATTTGTCCAAACAACACGCATTGCTTTGTTTATCTCTATAAATCCCTCTGATGTGCTGTTTATTATGTTTAAGTACTTCTCCTCAGATTTTCTGAGTGCCTCCTCAACTCTCTTATGTTCCGTTGTGTCTATGCCCATACCGGCAAGTAGTCTGCGTCCTGTGATGTCTTTATATGGAAATTTAATAATAAGCCACTGGTGAACACCATCTGCTTCAGGAATGTTTTCCATAGTATCAATGGTCTTCTCCACGGCTATGGCCATAGAATCGTGGGCTCTCATAGCTACAGCCGTATCTGATGGGAATATATCAAAATCAGTCTTACCTATCAGCTCATTTTCTGCGTGATTAGTTACCCTGTTAAACTTATCGTTAACAAAGACATATTTTCCATCCTCGTCCTTTATAAAAGCCATCATAGGACTTTTACTCATAAAGCTCTGAAATAGCGCCTGGCTTAATTCAAGATTCTTCTCAGTCTTTTTTCGTTCCATAATTCCTGCAAGGGTGTTTGCAATTGCAGTCAGAAATTCCACTTCCCTGTCATCACGCTTATGCCCTTCCTTAACGTACAGGTTAATCACACCCATAACGGTTTTATCACTGGCAATTATTGGTACGCAGTAGTGCCCGTGAGGGGTAATCCCGTCAAATGTTACGTCATGCCTGTCATCCAGTCTGTCGGTAAAAACAACTTCTTTTGACACTGCTGCACGTCCGCATATGCATGTGCCAAAGGGCAGCCACTTACAAAGAGTTAGGATTTCATGAGAAAGCCCCCTGTTAGCTTTCATTGAGAGCATTTCTGAGCCATTTTCTGTTAAGAAGATACAACCCTTTGATTCAAGAGCAAGCCATTTAATATCCAGTATAAGATCAATGACCTCCTCAAGTTGATTTTCAAAGGGAATTGATTCCATAGATATAGACAAAATAGCACTCGTTACACGCTGAATATCATAGTGTCTTCTGTTTTCCTCCTCTAAAAGTTTACGTTGTGTTATATCCTTTATAAAGGCAAAGAGGAGTTTCTCCTGAGGTAAGAAGTTTATACTAAGTTCAACATGAATAATGCTTCCATCCTTGCATCTGTGTGTAGTCTCAAAACCAGCTCCACCGGCTTCTAGTATTCTTGCAATGCTATGTTTTAATCCCTCAATAGTTTTTGTTGGCTCTATATCCAATATACTCATTTGCAGCAACTCATGCTTTTCGTACTTCATAATACGACAAAATGCGTCATTTACATCTACAAATTTCCCATCCATATCTGTCAATGAAAAACCATCCAGTGATGTGCTGAGAATTGCTTTACTCCGCTCTTCCAGACGTACCCTCTGTGTTATATCCCTTATAAAGGCAAAGAGAATTTTCTCCTGGGGTAAAATATTTATGCTGGCCTCAACAAATATTGTGGAGCCGTCCTTATTTTTGAGCTTACCATCTAAACGGCCGCCACCCTTTTTAATTATTTCTGAGATATCTTGCTTTACATCATCTTGTGTTTTTAATATTTCTATGTCTGATACAAACATTTTCAACAATTCTTCTCTCTCATACCCTGTCATTTTACAGTAAGCATCATTTACAAAAGTAAAACTGCCATACATATCCGTCATTACAAACCCATCAAGTGATGTACTCAGAATTGCCTTGCTTTGCTCCTCAGCACGTCTCCTTTCGAGTATTTCCATTGAGAGTCTCTCATTAGCCAGTTTTAATTCCAGAGTTCTTCTTTCCACCTTTGTCTCAAGCTCTTCTTTTGCACGTTTGATTTCCTCTTCATATAGCTTACGTCTTGTTATCTCCCTCGTCATGACTACAGTCATGGGCTGACCCCTGAATTCCATAAGATTAATACCAACTTCCATTGGAAAAGTGCTTCCATCTTTACGTCTGCCGGATATTTCCAACATTTTTACTTTATGCTCTGTGGTGCTGAGTGTATCATGTATTTTTTTATATTGATCAGAGAGAAGAAGCATAAAGTTCTGTCCCAGAGCTTCATGTGCACTGTAACCAAATATATGCTCTGCTGAATTATTAAATACGCTAATTGTCTTATTTTCATCTATAGCTATAATTCCATCAGGAACATTTTCCAATATAGCCCTTATGCTGTTTTCACTGTTTTGCAGCTCCTGTGATTTTTCAAGCAATGCGTTTCTTGAAAATATAATTTCCTCGAAAAGTCTCTTAAACCTCAGTTCCAGCAGTGTTAGATGATCAGCAATACTGCTGTCCTTGTCTAAAGTCAGACCGGCCTCTTCTGAAAATTTTATAATCCCACGATTAAGGCGTATAATCTTTTTCACTACAAAGATCATTATGGTTATGAAGGAAAGTATCATGAAAGAAGCAGCCAACGTGCTTAGTAACAGGCTCTTTCGCCGGATGTCTTCGCTTAACTTATCAACATCTGCATTAGATATTAAAGAAGCAAACATTATCGCAGTATCTGCATCTCCATAATCTAAAAAGGATTTCCCCACAAAAGTAAAATTATCTTTCAAACTTTCAAGCGTCGATCCCTGTGGTAAACTATTTGGTTTATTAGTAGCTAAAATTTTCATATACTTTCCGGAAGCAAGGGCTACGGAGCTTTGCCCAACGGTTCCAAAAACTTCCTCAAGCAAGTCGGAATTTATATTATGGGCTATCATTATTGTGGCTATAGTGTTTCCGCTGCTGTTTTTGACCACCTCAGAGGCCAGTATTAAAAGCTCTCCGTCAATAACAGTTTGAAAAGTTTGGTTGTAAGTCATTTGCATTAGTGCGGCGGATGGTTTCAAAAGGCTTTGCCTAGGCGGGTCTGTGTTGTTTTGAAACAGCTCCCTTAAATTTCCCTCAGCATCAAACAACAGTGCATAGTCGAAATGTGGGAATATTCTTAGTACCGATGCCGGAGGCATCCAGGGAGGTGTGTCTTTCATGACAACCGGCTTTGTGGGACTGTCCCATTTTACTTTAGTAACATAGCTTATAACGTTTGGATGCGTTGCAAAAAGTTTGACATACTGATGGTAGCCAAGGTAATACTTGTCAAAAACACGCCTGTTTTCAGTTGCCTGCATGGCAAGCCTGTCGGTTAGTTGGGCATGCAGCAGTTCTCTGAGGTTTTTATCAAGGATATAGCCGCTTACGGCACTTACGGCAAGGCCAACCAGCACCGTAATAAAAGCCATCTTTAAAGTCAGAGATATGCGGCCTAGATTCATTTAAAGATACTCATAACAACCCTTGAGTGACTATATCGTAGGGGGCTTTCCATTTCCCCTCCCTTAACGGAAGGGGCCGGGGGAGGATGTTTGTAAAAAATCTACCCCCCCACCCTAACCCTCCCCCGCAAGGTGAGAGGGAACATTTATAGGCTAAGAGTTTTATCTGATCCCTTAACATGATTCTACCCTGTTGGAGCGATCTTGCAGAGTGCTCCAGTGGAGGTGAAAATCAATAAAAAACTGGATTCCTGCTTTCGCAGGAATGAAAAAAAGGAACATAGCCCTTCTCTGTCATTGCCGCCTACAAGCGGGAATCCAGCCCTTTTCCTTTTAAGTTTATTAGTTAGGTTCACCTGTAAGCTCATTGCCGTCAAATTTCCAGCCTGCTTTTCTTAACTCAGTTGAAGGCACTATGTAATAACTCTTATCTATCTTATCAAGGTTTTTCATAATGTAGTCGGCCAGTTTGCCGGCTTTTTCATTAATAAGGCCGGGGGCATCCCACACTGTTATGTTAAAAGTACGGTATATGTGATACTTACCGCTGACTAATGCAGCGTTATCGTAAGGGGAAAACCCGTCTATAGAGAGTGCCTTGAGCATAGATTTTTTGTTGTGGTGGTCAACCATCCAGAGTGTTTCATACCCGACGGCTCCTTTTACTGAAGATACCTGTGTAAGCATATCTGCGATAGAGCCGACATCCATTGCCCTGGGGCTGAATAAATCCTCGGTAGCGAGAATTAAGCACCAGTGGCCGGGGCGGTTTTTACAGTGGAGTCTTATGACAGGCTTTATCTCCGCATCCTGTGCTTTTTTGTCTTTTAACTGAGACCACTTATCCACCTTACCCCTGAAAATATTTCTTAACTCTTCAGATGTGATGTTTTCAACAGGATTTTCCTTGTTAACCAGGATAGCCAGTGAGCCTATGCCCAGGTTTAAGTATTTGAGGCCCGGCAGCCGGTCTATCTCACCCGGAGGGCAGCACATACCGGAGATATCAACGGTTTTTTTCGATACAGCCCCTGCAGCTATTCCACAGGTGCCTTCCTCTACAGCAATTTTGAGGCCGGTTTTCTTTTCGTACTCTCTTATTATCGGCAGTAGAGCAGGGTATATCTGCTGGTCAAGTGCCACGGCAATATCCGCCCCTTTTGCCCATGATTCATACTTTATGGGAGCTTTCATCCACTCATCAGACATCTTAAAAATCTTTTTTGAGTCAGAGAAAGGAGCACCCCTCAGAGGATCTTTGACCGGTTTCTCCGCTGCAGTTACAGGATAGTTTAAAAACATAGCGCATAAAAATATTACCGCTAAAACACCGCCTGAGATATAAGCTATTTTCTTCATAAAATCCTCCTTGTTGATTT is part of the Nitrospirae bacterium YQR-1 genome and encodes:
- a CDS encoding response regulator; its protein translation is MSENSNVTPFNILLVDDDEDDYLLFRDALKKIEIPAEIDWISDSEELPRHLSVTTLPDLIFLDLNMPKKDGFEVLSDLKNDKQYSQIPIIVMTTSNAAEDVEKCYLLGVNSYIKKPNVFSQLLSTLSITFRYWFETVLLPKRGRQ
- a CDS encoding PAS domain S-box protein, whose protein sequence is MNLGRISLTLKMAFITVLVGLAVSAVSGYILDKNLRELLHAQLTDRLAMQATENRRVFDKYYLGYHQYVKLFATHPNVISYVTKVKWDSPTKPVVMKDTPPWMPPASVLRIFPHFDYALLFDAEGNLRELFQNNTDPPRQSLLKPSAALMQMTYNQTFQTVIDGELLILASEVVKNSSGNTIATIMIAHNINSDLLEEVFGTVGQSSVALASGKYMKILATNKPNSLPQGSTLESLKDNFTFVGKSFLDYGDADTAIMFASLISNADVDKLSEDIRRKSLLLSTLAASFMILSFITIMIFVVKKIIRLNRGIIKFSEEAGLTLDKDSSIADHLTLLELRFKRLFEEIIFSRNALLEKSQELQNSENSIRAILENVPDGIIAIDENKTISVFNNSAEHIFGYSAHEALGQNFMLLLSDQYKKIHDTLSTTEHKVKMLEISGRRKDGSTFPMEVGINLMEFRGQPMTVVMTREITRRKLYEEEIKRAKEELETKVERRTLELKLANERLSMEILERRRAEEQSKAILSTSLDGFVMTDMYGSFTFVNDAYCKMTGYEREELLKMFVSDIEILKTQDDVKQDISEIIKKGGGRLDGKLKNKDGSTIFVEASINILPQEKILFAFIRDITQRVRLEERSKAILSTSLDGFSLTDMDGKFVDVNDAFCRIMKYEKHELLQMSILDIEPTKTIEGLKHSIARILEAGGAGFETTHRCKDGSIIHVELSINFLPQEKLLFAFIKDITQRKLLEEENRRHYDIQRVTSAILSISMESIPFENQLEEVIDLILDIKWLALESKGCIFLTENGSEMLSMKANRGLSHEILTLCKWLPFGTCICGRAAVSKEVVFTDRLDDRHDVTFDGITPHGHYCVPIIASDKTVMGVINLYVKEGHKRDDREVEFLTAIANTLAGIMERKKTEKNLELSQALFQSFMSKSPMMAFIKDEDGKYVFVNDKFNRVTNHAENELIGKTDFDIFPSDTAVAMRAHDSMAIAVEKTIDTMENIPEADGVHQWLIIKFPYKDITGRRLLAGMGIDTTEHKRVEEALRKSEEKYLNIINSTSEGFIEINKAMRVVWTNDSTCSMVKSTLNEIREKGIFHFIDKDEREHFIEVLKELMSGNGVAANLTLKATDGTKIHTRVNATPVKDATGVVTGAFALISDITEIVEMKDSVTRYASELKRSNQDLQDFANVASHDLQEPLRKIVAFGERLRELAAGSLTGDGTDYLNRMQSAAERMQRLIDDLLNFSRITTRAKPFAPTDLNAIIKEIEADLEVRLLRSKGSIEAKQLCVIDADRFQMQQLFMNLIANGLKFLREGVPPVVKIRCTGKTGGFCNLSVEDNGAGFDMKYVDKIFKPFQRLHTKSQYEGTGMGLAICEKIVQRHGGTISVDSVLGEGTVFSIRLPIIHENPEKKDTEDE
- a CDS encoding substrate-binding domain-containing protein; amino-acid sequence: MKKIAYISGGVLAVIFLCAMFLNYPVTAAEKPVKDPLRGAPFSDSKKIFKMSDEWMKAPIKYESWAKGADIAVALDQQIYPALLPIIREYEKKTGLKIAVEEGTCGIAAGAVSKKTVDISGMCCPPGEIDRLPGLKYLNLGIGSLAILVNKENPVENITSEELRNIFRGKVDKWSQLKDKKAQDAEIKPVIRLHCKNRPGHWCLILATEDLFSPRAMDVGSIADMLTQVSSVKGAVGYETLWMVDHHNKKSMLKALSIDGFSPYDNAALVSGKYHIYRTFNITVWDAPGLINEKAGKLADYIMKNLDKIDKSYYIVPSTELRKAGWKFDGNELTGEPN